In Streptomyces sp. NBC_00483, a single window of DNA contains:
- the cbiE gene encoding precorrin-6y C5,15-methyltransferase (decarboxylating) subunit CbiE: MADRVTVIGWDGSPLTDAARSALGAATLVAGAAHHLALPEVPERAERVRLGSVALAARRIAGHRGTAVVLADGDPGFFGVVRTLRAPQYGLEVEVVPAVSSVAQAFARAGMPWDDAQVVVAHRRTLRRAVNVCRAHTKVAVLTSPGAGPAELGLLLEGVHRTFVICEELGTDREQVTVVTSDKAADHAWRDPNVVIVIGGPVTGAPTSGNWLAGGDPDAGPRGWALPAEEYAGPFGEGETEQLRAAQLARLGPRAGDLVWDIGCGSGAFTTEAGRFGAAVIAVDRDADACARTLAVARRFGIQVQIVHGTAPHVLEDLPEPDVVRVGGGGAAVVSAVADRRPARIVTHAATRDAAELIGRDLTEHGYDVECALLQSVELDTRAWTEKERTVGFLLSGRLPVRHP, from the coding sequence ATGGCCGACCGGGTCACGGTGATCGGCTGGGACGGTTCGCCGCTGACGGACGCGGCCCGCTCAGCACTCGGCGCGGCCACGCTCGTGGCGGGCGCCGCGCACCACCTGGCGCTGCCCGAGGTGCCCGAGCGCGCCGAGCGCGTCCGGCTCGGCAGCGTGGCCCTCGCCGCCCGCCGCATCGCGGGCCACCGCGGCACGGCCGTCGTGCTCGCGGACGGCGACCCCGGCTTCTTCGGCGTCGTACGCACCCTGCGCGCGCCCCAGTACGGCCTCGAGGTCGAGGTCGTGCCCGCCGTGTCCTCGGTCGCCCAGGCGTTCGCCCGCGCGGGCATGCCATGGGACGACGCACAGGTGGTCGTCGCACACCGCCGCACCCTGCGACGCGCGGTGAATGTGTGCCGCGCCCACACGAAGGTCGCCGTCCTCACCTCACCGGGCGCCGGCCCCGCCGAACTGGGCCTGCTCCTTGAGGGCGTCCATCGCACCTTCGTCATCTGCGAGGAACTCGGCACCGACCGCGAACAGGTCACCGTCGTCACCTCCGACAAGGCCGCCGACCACGCGTGGCGCGACCCCAATGTCGTCATCGTCATCGGGGGACCGGTCACCGGCGCCCCCACGAGCGGCAACTGGCTGGCAGGCGGCGACCCCGACGCGGGACCGCGCGGCTGGGCGCTGCCCGCCGAGGAGTACGCGGGACCGTTCGGCGAGGGCGAGACCGAACAGCTGCGCGCCGCCCAACTCGCCCGCCTGGGCCCGCGCGCGGGCGACCTCGTGTGGGACATCGGCTGCGGCAGCGGGGCGTTCACGACGGAGGCCGGCCGGTTCGGCGCCGCCGTCATCGCCGTCGACCGGGACGCCGACGCCTGCGCCCGCACCCTCGCCGTCGCCCGCCGCTTCGGCATCCAGGTCCAGATCGTCCACGGCACCGCACCGCACGTCCTCGAAGACCTCCCGGAGCCCGACGTCGTCCGCGTCGGCGGCGGGGGAGCGGCCGTCGTCTCGGCCGTCGCGGACCGGCGCCCCGCCCGCATCGTCACGCACGCCGCGACACGCGATGCCGCCGAACTCATCGGCAGGGACCTGACGGAGCACGGATACGACGTCGAGTGCGCCCTCCTGCAATCCGTCGAACTGGACACTCGCGCCTGGACGGAGAAGGAGCGGACCGTGGGGTTCCTCCTCTCGGGGCGGCTTCCCGTCCGCCACCCGTGA
- a CDS encoding GNAT family N-acetyltransferase: MTNTFPEISISTERLVLRPLDEDDVPALTEMMNDELVTAWTSVPQPFTEEGARRWIAEGVPRRRARGAGLDLAVTEFLTQRLVGTIRLTHTNWHVRSTELSYIVAPWARGEGYASEAALATAQWLFRNQHLERIELRTAADNTAAQQVAQKIGCISEGVLRNACIARTRTEDGGLAEARTDFIVWSLLPEDLEGVTEQLAEAGGFTAFSDWN, from the coding sequence ATGACGAACACCTTCCCCGAGATCTCCATCAGCACGGAGCGCTTGGTGCTGCGTCCGCTCGACGAGGACGACGTACCCGCGCTCACGGAGATGATGAACGACGAGCTGGTCACCGCCTGGACCTCGGTGCCGCAGCCGTTCACGGAGGAGGGTGCCCGCCGCTGGATCGCCGAGGGCGTGCCGAGGCGGCGGGCGCGCGGCGCCGGACTCGACCTCGCCGTCACCGAGTTCCTCACCCAGCGGCTCGTCGGCACCATCCGGCTCACCCACACCAACTGGCACGTGCGGTCCACCGAGCTCTCGTACATCGTCGCTCCCTGGGCGCGCGGCGAGGGCTACGCGTCCGAGGCCGCGCTCGCCACGGCCCAGTGGCTCTTCCGCAACCAGCACCTGGAGCGCATCGAACTGCGCACCGCCGCCGACAACACCGCGGCCCAGCAGGTCGCCCAGAAGATCGGCTGCATCAGCGAGGGCGTACTGCGCAACGCGTGCATAGCGCGTACGCGCACCGAGGACGGCGGCCTGGCCGAGGCCCGTACGGACTTCATCGTGTGGAGCCTGCTGCCCGAGGACCTCGAGGGCGTCACCGAGCAACTGGCGGAGGCCGGGGGTTTCACCGCCTTCTCGGACTGGAACTGA
- a CDS encoding MetQ/NlpA family ABC transporter substrate-binding protein, producing MRTYTIPAAVIAGALVLGLTACGSDKADASEKLVVGATPTPAGEVLTYVQKKLAKKAGLDLEIKEFTDYVLPNTALQQGELDANLFQHTPYLKDFNKSKGTTLTPVTQVYLPPLGFFSKKTKDVTKLRDGATVALPNDITNEGRALELLASQGVIGLKKGAGLNATPKDVAKNPKGLKFKELEAAQLPRSLDDVDVAAVNNNFAMDAGLNPKKDAILLESVQDNPYNNILAVKKGDEDDPRVKKLAKLLTSPEVKKFIETKYKGSVLPV from the coding sequence ATGCGTACGTATACGATTCCCGCCGCCGTGATCGCCGGGGCACTCGTCCTCGGCCTCACGGCCTGCGGCAGCGACAAGGCGGACGCGAGCGAGAAGCTGGTCGTCGGGGCCACCCCGACCCCGGCCGGTGAAGTCCTCACGTACGTACAGAAGAAGCTGGCCAAGAAGGCCGGACTCGACCTGGAGATCAAGGAGTTCACGGACTACGTCCTGCCGAACACCGCGCTCCAGCAGGGCGAGCTCGACGCCAACCTGTTCCAGCACACGCCGTACTTGAAGGACTTCAACAAGTCCAAGGGCACGACGCTCACGCCGGTCACCCAGGTCTATCTGCCGCCGCTCGGCTTCTTCTCCAAGAAGACGAAGGACGTCACGAAGCTGCGCGACGGGGCGACCGTCGCGCTGCCGAACGACATCACCAATGAAGGCAGGGCGCTCGAACTCCTCGCCTCCCAGGGCGTGATCGGGCTCAAGAAGGGCGCCGGCCTGAACGCGACGCCCAAGGATGTCGCGAAGAACCCCAAGGGCCTGAAGTTCAAGGAGCTCGAAGCGGCCCAGTTGCCCCGCTCGTTGGACGACGTCGACGTGGCCGCGGTCAACAACAACTTCGCGATGGACGCGGGACTGAACCCCAAGAAGGACGCCATCCTTCTGGAGTCGGTCCAGGACAACCCGTACAACAACATTCTCGCCGTCAAGAAGGGCGACGAGGACGACCCGCGGGTCAAGAAGCTGGCGAAGCTGCTGACTTCACCCGAGGTCAAGAAGTTCATCGAGACCAAGTACAAGGGTTCGGTGCTCCCCGTCTGA
- a CDS encoding MetQ/NlpA family ABC transporter substrate-binding protein, with amino-acid sequence MRNTTKITAAVLATGALTLGLTACGSGNDDAGSKAKASDPLVVAATPVPHAEILNYIKKNLAKKAGLKLEVKEFTDYVTPNNATEDGSVDANYFQTTPYLEDFNKKNGTHLKSVATVHLEPLGLYSQKAKKIDGIKKGGTVALPNDADNESRALRFLAANDLITLKKGSESTATPQDIAKNPKDLQFKEVEAAQTPRSLKDVDAAVINGNYAIGADLNPGKDALALESTKNNEYNNVLAIKDGNQDDPRVKKLAKLLTSPEVKKFIETKYKGSVLPSF; translated from the coding sequence GTGCGTAACACCACCAAGATCACCGCAGCTGTCCTCGCCACCGGCGCCCTCACCCTGGGTCTGACGGCCTGTGGATCCGGCAACGACGATGCAGGCTCCAAGGCCAAGGCCTCCGACCCGCTGGTCGTCGCCGCGACTCCCGTCCCGCACGCCGAGATTCTGAACTACATCAAGAAGAACCTGGCGAAGAAGGCAGGCCTCAAGCTCGAGGTCAAGGAGTTCACCGACTACGTCACGCCGAACAACGCCACCGAGGACGGTTCGGTCGACGCCAACTACTTCCAGACCACGCCCTACCTGGAAGACTTCAACAAGAAGAACGGCACGCACCTCAAGTCGGTCGCCACCGTTCACCTGGAGCCGCTCGGCCTCTACTCCCAGAAGGCCAAGAAGATCGACGGCATCAAGAAGGGCGGCACCGTCGCCCTCCCGAACGACGCCGACAACGAGAGCCGCGCCCTGCGCTTCCTCGCCGCCAATGACCTGATCACCCTCAAGAAGGGTTCGGAGTCCACCGCGACCCCGCAGGACATCGCGAAGAACCCGAAGGACCTCCAGTTCAAGGAGGTCGAGGCGGCGCAGACCCCGCGCTCCCTCAAGGACGTCGACGCCGCGGTGATCAACGGCAACTACGCGATCGGTGCCGACCTCAACCCGGGCAAGGACGCCCTCGCCCTGGAGTCCACGAAGAACAACGAGTACAACAACGTGCTCGCCATCAAGGACGGCAACCAGGACGACCCGCGCGTCAAGAAGCTCGCGAAGCTCCTGACGTCGCCCGAGGTGAAGAAGTTCATCGAGACCAAGTACAAGGGCTCGGTGCTCCCCTCCTTCTGA
- a CDS encoding methionine ABC transporter permease: protein MTWSEMQPLLSQACWDTFYMVGWSTLIAIIVGLPLGVLLVLTDRGGLLQNALVNKVIGQVVNIVRSMPFIILMVALMGFTRAVVGTTIGREAAIVPLAIGAIPFFARLVETSVREVDGGLIEAVQSMGGNTWTVVRKVLVPESLPSLISATTTTIVALIGYSAMAGTVGAGGLGDIAIRYGYQRFEANLMWITVAILAVVISLIQFAGDSGARVLHRRAGKGGDPVRFRALLGFLPGGPAAADAETR, encoded by the coding sequence GTGACCTGGTCGGAGATGCAGCCGCTGCTGTCCCAGGCGTGTTGGGACACCTTCTACATGGTCGGCTGGTCCACGCTGATCGCGATCATCGTCGGCCTGCCGCTCGGCGTGCTCCTCGTCCTCACGGACCGCGGCGGACTGCTGCAGAACGCGTTGGTGAACAAGGTCATCGGGCAGGTCGTGAACATCGTCCGCTCGATGCCCTTCATCATCCTGATGGTCGCCCTGATGGGCTTCACGCGCGCGGTCGTCGGCACCACCATCGGCCGCGAGGCCGCCATCGTGCCGCTCGCCATCGGCGCCATCCCGTTCTTCGCGCGGCTCGTCGAGACGTCCGTGCGCGAGGTCGACGGTGGCCTGATCGAGGCCGTGCAGTCGATGGGCGGCAACACCTGGACCGTCGTACGCAAGGTCCTCGTGCCCGAGTCGCTGCCCTCGCTGATCTCGGCGACCACCACGACGATCGTCGCGCTCATCGGCTACTCGGCCATGGCCGGCACCGTCGGCGCGGGCGGCCTCGGCGACATCGCGATCCGCTACGGCTACCAGCGCTTCGAGGCCAACCTGATGTGGATCACGGTGGCGATCCTCGCCGTCGTCATCTCGCTCATCCAGTTCGCGGGCGACAGCGGCGCGCGCGTGCTGCACCGCCGCGCGGGCAAGGGCGGCGACCCGGTCCGCTTCCGCGCGCTCCTCGGCTTCCTGCCCGGCGGCCCGGCCGCCGCGGACGCCGAGACCCGCTGA
- a CDS encoding methionine ABC transporter ATP-binding protein: MITTKGLTKVYRSRGREVTALDGVDLHVREGEVYGVIGQSGAGKSSLIRCVNLLERPTSGTVTVAGQDLTALVGRGSRAGKELREARSRIGMVFQHFNLLSSRTVQDNIELPLEILGKSGKERSTKALELLDLVGLADKAKSYPAQLSGGQKQRVGIARALAGDPKVLLSDEATSALDPETTRSILQLLRDLNRQLGLTVLLITHEMDVVKTVCDSAALMERGQIVESGTVSELLATPGSELASALFPVSGEASGDDRTVIDVTFHGESTTQPVISQLSRTYNVDISILGAAMDTVAGKQVGRMRIELPGRYDDNVVPIGFLREQGLQVDVQGTAPAALLKEGVTK; encoded by the coding sequence GTGATCACCACCAAGGGCCTCACCAAGGTCTACCGCTCGCGCGGCCGAGAGGTCACCGCCCTCGACGGCGTCGATCTGCACGTGCGCGAAGGCGAGGTGTACGGCGTCATCGGACAGTCCGGCGCCGGCAAGTCCTCGCTGATCCGCTGCGTGAACCTGCTGGAGCGTCCGACCTCCGGCACCGTGACCGTCGCAGGACAGGACCTCACCGCCCTCGTCGGCCGCGGCTCGCGCGCAGGCAAGGAACTGCGCGAGGCGCGCAGCCGTATCGGCATGGTCTTCCAGCACTTCAACCTGCTGTCCTCGCGCACCGTGCAGGACAACATCGAGCTGCCGCTGGAGATCCTCGGCAAGTCAGGGAAGGAACGTTCCACCAAGGCGCTGGAACTGCTCGACCTGGTCGGCCTCGCCGACAAGGCCAAGTCCTACCCGGCCCAGCTCTCCGGCGGCCAGAAGCAGCGCGTCGGCATCGCCCGCGCGCTCGCCGGCGACCCGAAGGTGCTGCTCTCCGACGAGGCGACCAGCGCCCTCGACCCGGAGACCACCCGCTCGATCCTCCAGCTCCTGCGCGACCTCAACCGACAGCTCGGCCTCACCGTGCTGCTCATCACGCACGAGATGGACGTCGTCAAGACCGTCTGCGACTCCGCCGCCCTCATGGAGCGCGGGCAGATCGTCGAGTCCGGCACCGTCAGCGAGCTCCTCGCGACGCCCGGCTCCGAACTCGCCTCCGCGCTCTTCCCGGTCAGCGGCGAGGCCTCCGGCGACGACCGCACCGTCATCGACGTCACCTTCCACGGCGAGTCGACGACCCAGCCGGTCATCTCGCAGCTCTCCCGCACCTACAACGTCGACATCTCGATCCTCGGCGCCGCGATGGACACCGTCGCGGGCAAGCAGGTCGGCCGCATGCGCATCGAACTGCCCGGCCGCTACGACGACAACGTCGTGCCGATCGGCTTCCTGCGCGAACAGGGCCTCCAGGTCGACGTCCAGGGCACCGCGCCCGCCGCTCTGCTGAAGGAAGGTGTCACCAAGTGA
- a CDS encoding HAD-IA family hydrolase: MKITADALLFDNDGTLLSSMESVYRCWTRWAEEYGITAEAFAAVELHGRPAAEIAADLLPAEKVPGAVARIEELEVEDVPNGGTHVLPGTLDLLTSLPDERWAVVTSATRRLAEARLAAVGIRTPLLIAADDITHGKPNPEPFLLAAGKLGVDPERCVVFEDAPAGLTAGRVGGMKTVALTTTHEADELSADVVVKDLSAVSAQVTDAGVEISAEL; encoded by the coding sequence ATGAAGATCACCGCTGACGCCCTGCTGTTCGACAACGACGGAACCCTGCTCTCGTCGATGGAGTCGGTGTACCGCTGCTGGACCCGCTGGGCCGAGGAGTACGGGATCACCGCCGAGGCCTTCGCCGCCGTCGAGCTGCACGGCCGCCCCGCCGCCGAGATCGCGGCCGACCTGCTGCCCGCCGAGAAGGTCCCGGGCGCCGTCGCCCGCATCGAGGAGCTCGAGGTCGAGGACGTGCCCAACGGCGGCACCCACGTCCTGCCCGGCACGCTCGACCTGCTCACCTCGCTCCCCGACGAGCGCTGGGCCGTCGTCACCTCCGCCACCCGCCGCCTCGCCGAGGCCCGCCTCGCGGCCGTCGGGATCAGGACGCCGCTGCTGATCGCCGCGGACGACATCACGCACGGCAAGCCCAACCCCGAGCCGTTCCTGCTCGCCGCAGGAAAGCTGGGCGTGGACCCGGAGCGCTGCGTCGTCTTCGAGGACGCCCCGGCCGGTCTCACCGCCGGCCGCGTCGGCGGCATGAAGACCGTGGCGTTGACCACAACGCACGAGGCGGACGAGCTCTCCGCCGACGTCGTGGTGAAGGACCTCTCCGCGGTGTCCGCGCAGGTCACGGACGCGGGCGTGGAGATCTCCGCCGAACTCTGA
- a CDS encoding GNAT family N-acetyltransferase has translation MGMSVTISAATETDAEQILKLQYLCYQSEAQLYGDYSIEPLTQSLTSIRAELGSGTVLVARLGDEVVASVRGTVDADGTAHINKLIVHPRMQRHGLGGRLLASVEAKLGATGTAKRFQLFTGHRSDHNLRLYRQHGYAAVSTQRVDDRLTVVTLAKDTETAGAAANAFVASA, from the coding sequence ATGGGCATGAGCGTGACCATCTCTGCGGCGACCGAAACGGATGCCGAACAGATCCTCAAGCTGCAGTACCTCTGCTACCAGAGCGAGGCACAGCTCTACGGGGACTACTCGATCGAGCCGCTCACACAGTCCCTGACCTCGATCAGGGCCGAACTCGGCAGCGGCACCGTGCTCGTGGCGCGCCTCGGCGACGAGGTGGTGGCGTCCGTGCGCGGCACGGTCGACGCCGACGGCACGGCGCACATCAACAAGCTGATCGTCCACCCGCGCATGCAACGGCACGGCCTGGGCGGCCGGCTGCTCGCCTCCGTGGAGGCGAAGTTGGGGGCGACGGGCACGGCCAAGCGCTTCCAGCTGTTCACCGGTCACCGCAGCGACCACAATCTGCGCCTGTACCGCCAGCACGGCTACGCGGCCGTGTCCACGCAGCGGGTCGACGACCGCCTCACCGTGGTCACGCTGGCCAAGGACACCGAGACCGCGGGCGCCGCGGCGAACGCGTTCGTGGCGAGCGCCTGA
- a CDS encoding RNA polymerase sigma factor, translating into MTYDTVIEPLRPLLAAEVRAELPGAAGDPGDLEQAVWVRLLEHLGTQGAPADPAAWLREAVRAEARLQRSTELRELPYGLRPAADPAAVDPECRALARERDRALRSAVRRLPGRCRRLIDALLSPQDLTYREIAGELGISQGSLGPERSRCLGCLRRILPTEVALTARRGKG; encoded by the coding sequence ATGACGTACGACACCGTGATCGAGCCTCTGCGCCCCCTCCTCGCGGCCGAGGTCCGCGCCGAACTCCCGGGCGCGGCCGGCGACCCGGGCGACCTCGAACAGGCCGTCTGGGTCCGCCTCCTGGAACACCTCGGCACCCAGGGCGCACCGGCCGACCCCGCCGCCTGGCTCCGCGAGGCGGTCCGCGCCGAGGCCCGCCTCCAACGGAGTACGGAACTGCGCGAACTTCCGTACGGCCTGCGGCCCGCAGCCGATCCGGCCGCCGTCGACCCCGAATGCCGCGCGCTCGCCCGCGAACGCGACCGGGCGCTGCGCAGTGCGGTGCGCCGGCTGCCCGGCCGCTGTCGGCGCCTCATCGACGCGCTGCTGTCCCCGCAAGACCTCACTTACCGTGAGATCGCGGGCGAGTTGGGTATCTCACAGGGCAGCCTTGGGCCGGAACGTTCCAGATGTCTGGGATGCCTGCGCAGAATCCTGCCCACCGAGGTTGCGCTCACGGCTCGCCGGGGAAAAGGGTGA
- a CDS encoding glycerophosphodiester phosphodiesterase: protein MGNKGNEKSQAAQGEQQPRGIAALGRRSLLGAAVLGAGVTALGASGTARAADRESGANNMNKGLAGLPVPTVIAHRGTSGYRPEHTLGSYQLALDMGAHIIEAGDLCPTKDGHLVCRHEPEIGGTTNVSAHPEFADRKTTKSLDGVATTGWFTEDFTLAELKTLRAKERIPGTRQHNTLYDGRWEIPTFEEVLRWRAEQSKKLGREVWIYPELKHPTYFRKQNLALEERVAKVLRAHKLNRRNSPVIIQSFEPTSIQRMNKLVDNPLAVLLSTANSRPYDFVDTGDPRTVADLITPKGLAEIAKYANGIGPTLDLIIPKDSSGKLTQPTTLVRDAHKAGLVLHPYTMRNENTFLPADFKKGTDPNAYGDAFGAFKAYYETGIDGVFSDNCDTALLAREDFVNG from the coding sequence ATGGGGAACAAGGGGAACGAAAAGTCACAGGCCGCACAGGGGGAGCAGCAGCCGCGCGGCATCGCGGCGCTCGGCCGTCGTTCGCTGCTCGGCGCCGCGGTCCTCGGCGCGGGAGTCACGGCACTCGGAGCGTCCGGAACGGCGAGAGCCGCCGACAGAGAAAGTGGCGCGAATAACATGAACAAGGGTCTCGCGGGCCTCCCCGTGCCCACGGTCATCGCGCACCGCGGCACCAGTGGCTACCGGCCGGAGCACACCCTCGGCTCGTACCAGCTGGCGCTCGACATGGGCGCGCACATCATCGAGGCCGGCGACCTCTGCCCGACCAAGGACGGGCATCTCGTATGCCGTCACGAACCGGAAATCGGGGGCACGACCAATGTGTCGGCCCACCCCGAGTTCGCCGACCGCAAGACGACGAAGAGCCTCGACGGGGTGGCCACCACCGGCTGGTTCACCGAGGACTTCACGCTCGCCGAACTGAAGACGCTGCGGGCCAAGGAGCGCATCCCGGGCACCCGCCAGCACAACACGCTCTACGACGGCCGCTGGGAGATCCCCACCTTCGAGGAGGTCCTGCGCTGGCGCGCCGAGCAGAGCAAGAAGCTCGGCCGCGAGGTGTGGATCTACCCGGAGCTCAAGCACCCCACCTACTTCCGCAAGCAGAACCTCGCCCTGGAGGAGCGCGTCGCGAAGGTGCTGCGGGCGCACAAGCTGAACAGGCGCAACTCGCCCGTCATCATCCAGTCCTTCGAGCCGACGAGCATCCAGCGCATGAACAAGCTGGTCGACAACCCGCTCGCCGTCCTCCTGTCCACGGCGAACTCGCGCCCGTACGACTTCGTGGACACCGGCGACCCGCGCACCGTCGCCGACCTGATCACGCCCAAGGGGCTCGCGGAGATCGCGAAGTACGCGAACGGCATCGGCCCGACGCTCGACCTGATCATCCCGAAGGACTCGTCGGGCAAGCTGACCCAGCCCACGACCCTGGTCAGGGACGCGCACAAGGCGGGCCTCGTCCTGCACCCGTACACGATGCGCAACGAGAACACCTTCCTGCCGGCCGACTTCAAGAAGGGCACCGACCCCAACGCGTACGGCGACGCGTTCGGCGCCTTCAAGGCGTACTACGAGACCGGTATCGACGGCGTCTTCTCGGACAACTGCGACACGGCGCTCCTCGCCCGCGAGGACTTCGTCAACGGGTGA
- a CDS encoding lysophospholipid acyltransferase family protein: MTSEGSLSRFALIKAVLGPIMRLMFRLRVEGAEKIPGSGPVILAGNHLTFIDSMLLPLVCDRQVFFIGKDEYVTGKSLKGRLMAWFFTGVGMIPVDRDGANGGVAALMTGRRILEEGNIFGIYPEGTRSPDGRLYRGRTGIARLTLMTGAPVVPFAMIGTDKLQPGGAGIPRPGKVTVRFGEPMEFSRYDGMGRDRYVLRAVTDSVMTEVMRLSGQEYVDMYASKAKAA, encoded by the coding sequence TTGACATCGGAGGGCTCGTTGTCCCGCTTCGCGCTCATCAAGGCAGTGCTCGGTCCGATCATGCGCCTGATGTTCCGCCTGCGTGTGGAAGGCGCAGAGAAGATCCCGGGGAGCGGTCCCGTCATTCTGGCGGGCAACCACCTGACGTTCATCGACTCGATGCTGCTGCCGCTCGTCTGTGACCGGCAGGTCTTCTTCATCGGCAAGGACGAGTACGTCACCGGCAAGTCCCTCAAGGGCCGCCTCATGGCGTGGTTCTTCACCGGGGTCGGCATGATCCCGGTCGACCGCGACGGGGCGAACGGCGGTGTGGCCGCGCTGATGACCGGCCGCCGGATCCTGGAGGAGGGCAACATCTTCGGGATCTACCCCGAGGGCACGCGCTCCCCCGACGGACGCCTGTACCGCGGCCGGACCGGTATCGCCCGTCTGACGTTGATGACGGGTGCGCCCGTCGTCCCCTTCGCCATGATCGGCACGGACAAGTTGCAGCCCGGGGGTGCGGGGATTCCGCGGCCGGGGAAGGTGACCGTGCGGTTCGGCGAGCCGATGGAGTTCTCCCGCTACGACGGGATGGGGCGTGACCGGTACGTCCTGCGGGCCGTGACGGACTCGGTCATGACCGAAGTGATGCGGCTGTCCGGCCAGGAGTACGTAGACATGTACGCCTCGAAGGCCAAGGCGGCGTAG
- a CDS encoding MFS transporter — MTSTPQRTPAAEVVESRPARWLALSVLVLAVLLVAVDATVLGLATPYISEDLKPSGTQLLWIGDVYSFVIAGLLVSMGSLGDRIGRKKLLLVGAVAFGAVSVLNAYATTPEMMILARALLGVAGATLMPSTLALIRNIFHDPRERSLAIGIWGAMASAGAAVGPVVGGFLLEHFWWGSVFLINLPVMAILVIVGAKLIPESKNPVPGPWDLLSVVLSLVGMIGVVYAVKEAAAHGFGLGVGASAVVGVAALVWFVRRQLTLQAPLLNMHLFRNRGFSGAVLADLLTILGLAGLVFFLSQFLQLVQGRAPFEAGLAELPAAVGAVAAGLVAGTVARRFSVRSVVAGGLAAVGLALAALTTLSQSTGYPLLGVVLLVVGVGAGFSFTVTADVILSSVPKEQAGAASAVSETAYELGTALGIALLGSIVTGVYSGFTVPAGTPEDVAVAAHDSLGGAVEASAGLPAAQGEALLNGAQSAFVDGLQVAAGIGAAVLLATSVAAWFLLRGQRLEQ, encoded by the coding sequence ATGACCAGCACACCACAGCGCACCCCTGCGGCGGAGGTGGTGGAGTCCCGTCCCGCGCGGTGGCTCGCCCTCTCCGTCCTCGTGCTGGCCGTGCTGCTCGTCGCCGTGGACGCGACCGTCCTCGGCCTCGCGACCCCGTACATCAGCGAGGACCTGAAGCCCTCCGGCACGCAGCTGCTCTGGATCGGTGACGTCTACTCGTTCGTCATCGCCGGACTGCTGGTGTCGATGGGCAGCCTCGGCGACCGCATCGGCCGCAAGAAGCTGCTCCTTGTGGGAGCGGTCGCCTTCGGTGCGGTCTCGGTGCTCAACGCGTACGCGACGACGCCCGAGATGATGATCCTGGCGCGCGCCCTGCTGGGTGTCGCGGGCGCGACCCTGATGCCGTCCACGCTGGCGCTGATCCGCAACATCTTCCACGACCCGCGCGAGCGTTCGCTGGCCATCGGCATCTGGGGTGCCATGGCCTCGGCGGGCGCGGCGGTCGGTCCTGTCGTCGGCGGGTTCCTGCTCGAGCACTTCTGGTGGGGCTCGGTCTTCCTGATCAACCTGCCGGTGATGGCGATCCTGGTGATCGTCGGCGCGAAGCTCATTCCCGAGTCGAAGAACCCGGTGCCCGGTCCGTGGGACCTGCTGAGCGTGGTGCTGTCCCTCGTCGGCATGATCGGCGTCGTCTACGCGGTGAAGGAGGCGGCCGCGCACGGCTTCGGCCTCGGTGTGGGCGCGTCGGCGGTGGTCGGCGTGGCGGCGCTCGTGTGGTTCGTACGCCGTCAACTCACGCTCCAGGCGCCGCTGTTGAACATGCACCTGTTCCGCAACCGTGGCTTCTCGGGCGCGGTCCTGGCCGACCTGCTGACGATCCTCGGGCTCGCGGGCCTGGTCTTCTTCCTCTCCCAGTTCCTGCAACTGGTGCAGGGGCGTGCGCCGTTCGAGGCGGGGCTCGCCGAACTCCCCGCCGCGGTGGGAGCGGTGGCGGCCGGTCTGGTCGCCGGTACGGTGGCGCGGCGCTTCTCGGTACGTTCCGTGGTCGCGGGCGGGCTCGCGGCGGTGGGCCTGGCCCTCGCCGCGCTCACCACGCTGAGCCAGTCGACCGGGTATCCGCTGCTGGGCGTGGTGCTGCTCGTCGTCGGTGTCGGCGCGGGCTTCTCGTTCACGGTGACGGCCGACGTGATCCTGTCCAGCGTGCCCAAGGAGCAGGCGGGTGCGGCGTCGGCGGTGTCCGAGACGGCGTACGAACTCGGTACGGCGCTCGGTATCGCGCTGCTCGGCTCGATCGTGACCGGCGTCTACTCGGGGTTCACGGTTCCGGCGGGTACGCCGGAGGACGTCGCGGTGGCGGCGCACGACTCGCTCGGCGGGGCGGTCGAGGCGTCGGCCGGCCTCCCGGCGGCCCAGGGCGAGGCCCTCCTCAACGGCGCACAGTCCGCCTTCGTAGACGGCCTCCAGGTGGCGGCGGGCATCGGCGCGGCGGTCCTGCTGGCGACGTCGGTGGCGGCATGGTTCCTCCTGCGCGGCCAACGCCTGGAACAGTAA